A window of the Deinococcus gobiensis I-0 genome harbors these coding sequences:
- a CDS encoding phytoene desaturase family protein, which translates to MPDFDVIVMGAGHNALVTAAYAAKAGLKVGVFERRHMVGGAVSTEELVPGYQFDYGGSAHILIRLTPVVRELELTRHGLHYLEVDPMFHASDGETPWFIHRDADRTARELEAIFPGQGEAYRRFLDDWTPFARSVADLFNSAPGPLDMGKMVMSSGRGRDWMEQLPRILRPYGDVAKEYFSEERVRAPLVWMAAQSGPPPSDPLSAPFLLWHPLYHEGGVARPKGGSGGLTKALKRAIEADGGQVFVNAPVKDILVKDGKAQGVRLEGGEVYTARAVVSGAHVLTTAGALPDEYVPASARQVRVGNGFGMVLRLALDGQVQYRQHTEPDSRTGLGLLIKSEQQLMKGYGEYLAGQPTSDPPLIAMSFSAVDDSLAPPGSDVLWLWAQYYPYELASGTWETRVNEARDNILNAFEHYAPGTRDRIVGELVQTPQWLETNLGLHRGNVMHLEMSFDQMFSFRPWMKASGYRWPGVGGLYLTGASTHPGGGIMGASGRNAASVLVRDLTRRRWR; encoded by the coding sequence ATGCCGGATTTCGACGTGATCGTGATGGGCGCGGGCCACAACGCCCTGGTGACGGCCGCCTACGCCGCCAAGGCGGGCCTGAAGGTGGGTGTGTTCGAGCGCCGGCACATGGTGGGCGGCGCGGTGAGCACCGAGGAACTCGTGCCCGGCTACCAGTTCGACTACGGCGGCAGCGCCCACATCCTGATCCGCCTGACCCCGGTCGTGCGCGAGCTGGAGCTGACGCGCCACGGCCTGCACTACCTCGAAGTGGACCCCATGTTCCACGCCTCGGACGGCGAGACGCCGTGGTTCATCCACCGCGACGCCGACCGCACCGCCCGCGAGCTGGAGGCGATCTTTCCCGGTCAGGGCGAGGCCTACCGCCGCTTTCTGGACGACTGGACGCCGTTCGCGCGCTCGGTGGCCGACCTGTTCAACTCGGCGCCGGGGCCGCTGGACATGGGCAAGATGGTCATGTCCAGCGGCCGGGGCCGCGACTGGATGGAGCAGCTCCCGCGCATCCTGCGGCCCTACGGCGACGTGGCCAAGGAATACTTCTCCGAGGAGCGGGTGCGCGCGCCCCTGGTCTGGATGGCGGCCCAGAGCGGTCCCCCGCCGAGCGACCCCCTCAGCGCGCCTTTCCTGCTGTGGCATCCGCTGTACCACGAGGGCGGCGTCGCGCGGCCCAAGGGCGGCTCGGGCGGCCTGACCAAGGCCCTGAAGCGCGCCATCGAGGCCGACGGCGGCCAGGTGTTCGTCAATGCGCCCGTCAAGGACATTCTGGTCAAGGACGGCAAGGCCCAGGGTGTCCGGCTGGAGGGCGGCGAGGTGTACACCGCCCGCGCGGTGGTGTCGGGCGCGCACGTCCTGACGACCGCCGGGGCGCTGCCCGACGAGTATGTCCCCGCTTCGGCGCGGCAGGTGCGGGTGGGCAACGGCTTCGGCATGGTGCTGCGCCTCGCCCTGGACGGGCAGGTGCAGTACCGCCAGCACACCGAGCCCGACTCGCGCACCGGGCTGGGCCTGCTCATCAAGAGCGAGCAGCAACTGATGAAGGGCTACGGCGAGTATCTGGCCGGGCAGCCGACCTCCGACCCGCCCTTGATCGCCATGAGCTTCTCGGCGGTGGACGATTCGCTGGCCCCCCCCGGCAGCGACGTGCTGTGGCTGTGGGCGCAGTACTACCCCTACGAACTCGCGTCGGGCACGTGGGAGACCCGGGTGAACGAAGCCCGCGACAACATCCTGAACGCCTTCGAGCACTACGCGCCCGGCACCCGCGACCGCATCGTCGGGGAACTCGTCCAGACGCCGCAGTGGCTGGAGACCAACCTGGGCCTGCACCGGGGCAACGTGATGCACCTGGAGATGAGCTTCGACCAGATGTTCAGTTTCCGGCCCTGGATGAAGGCGAGCGGCTACCGCTGGCCGGGGGTGGGGGGGCTGTACCTGACCGGCGCGAGTACGCATCCTGGGGGCGGCATCATGGGGGC
- a CDS encoding ABC transporter ATP-binding protein, giving the protein MTTPPSPPAQTTDPGRTFALSRRLFVYQPGLFAFNLVMWSAVHASPALLTLAISGVFRHLEEADKLRLAGSAGQGVDAVILAAWASVGWFAFVRVSRFGIFYGAFRAWIELWYTLDALVRRNLMSYLLRARGSRRLPDTPAEAVSRFRDDVDDVAGYTEVWVDGAGMLLYTAIAVGLMASVDPLITLLVCAPLLLMVLFVQRLSPVIRSYRRRMREATARVTDFIGETFGAVSAVKLAAREDGMVAHLRALGDVRQKAALRDVLLTELIRGVNTNMVNIAVGVVLLMGASRIRGGAMDVADFVLFIGLLPRLTGTMGFFGDAIARHRRTGVSYERMHRLLQDAPDTQPVEHHPLYLHAELPPAPARPVAEPLRELRVEGLGAHHPGGAGIADVSFALRRGEFVVVTGRIGSGKTTLVRALLGLMPQDAGRTFWNGEAVEDPATFFVPPRSAYTAQLPNLFSDPLRENVLSGADAAELDRAVRLAQLGPDLAQLGAGLDTEVGARGVKLSGGQVQRAAVARMLAQGADLLVFDDVSSALDARTEAALWDSLFTELDATCLVVSHRRAALTRADRILVMAGGRLVDEGTLSDLLARSPEMRALWDGEAEDGNTAGAAPREVGSGK; this is encoded by the coding sequence ATGACCACCCCCCCCTCCCCCCCCGCCCAGACGACCGATCCGGGGCGCACCTTCGCGCTCTCGCGGCGGCTGTTCGTCTACCAGCCGGGCCTGTTCGCCTTCAATCTCGTCATGTGGTCGGCGGTCCATGCCTCGCCCGCGCTCCTCACGCTGGCGATCAGCGGCGTGTTCCGTCACCTGGAGGAAGCCGACAAGCTGCGGCTGGCGGGTAGTGCAGGCCAGGGCGTGGACGCCGTGATCCTGGCGGCGTGGGCCTCGGTGGGCTGGTTCGCCTTCGTGCGGGTCAGCCGCTTCGGGATCTTCTACGGGGCCTTCCGCGCCTGGATCGAGCTGTGGTACACCCTCGACGCGCTCGTGCGGCGCAACCTGATGTCGTACCTGCTGCGCGCGCGCGGCTCGCGGCGCCTGCCCGACACGCCCGCCGAGGCGGTGAGCCGCTTCCGCGACGATGTGGACGACGTGGCCGGCTACACCGAGGTCTGGGTGGACGGCGCAGGCATGCTGCTGTACACCGCCATCGCCGTCGGGCTGATGGCCTCGGTGGACCCCCTGATCACCCTGCTGGTCTGCGCGCCGCTGCTGCTGATGGTGCTGTTCGTGCAGCGGCTCTCGCCGGTCATCCGCAGCTACCGCCGCCGCATGCGCGAGGCGACCGCCCGCGTGACCGACTTCATCGGCGAGACCTTCGGGGCCGTGAGCGCCGTCAAGCTCGCCGCCCGCGAGGACGGCATGGTGGCGCACCTGCGCGCGCTCGGCGACGTGCGCCAGAAGGCCGCGCTGCGCGACGTGCTCCTCACCGAACTGATCCGGGGCGTGAACACCAACATGGTGAACATCGCCGTGGGGGTCGTGCTCCTGATGGGCGCCTCGCGCATCCGGGGCGGCGCGATGGACGTGGCCGATTTCGTGCTGTTCATCGGCCTGCTGCCGCGCCTGACCGGCACGATGGGCTTTTTCGGCGACGCCATCGCCCGCCACCGCCGCACCGGGGTGAGCTACGAGCGCATGCACCGCCTGCTTCAGGACGCCCCCGACACCCAGCCGGTCGAGCACCACCCTCTGTACCTGCACGCCGAGCTGCCGCCCGCCCCCGCGCGCCCGGTGGCCGAGCCGCTGCGCGAGCTGCGGGTCGAGGGCCTGGGCGCCCACCACCCCGGCGGCGCGGGCATCGCGGACGTGAGCTTCGCGCTGCGGCGCGGCGAGTTCGTGGTCGTGACGGGGCGCATCGGCAGCGGCAAGACCACGCTCGTGCGCGCCCTGCTGGGCCTGATGCCGCAGGACGCGGGCCGCACCTTCTGGAACGGCGAGGCGGTGGAGGACCCCGCGACCTTCTTCGTGCCGCCGCGCAGCGCGTATACGGCGCAGCTGCCCAACCTCTTTTCCGATCCGCTGCGCGAGAACGTCCTGAGCGGCGCCGACGCCGCCGAGCTGGACCGCGCGGTGCGGCTCGCGCAGCTCGGTCCCGATCTCGCGCAGTTGGGGGCGGGTCTGGACACCGAGGTCGGCGCGCGCGGCGTCAAGCTCTCGGGCGGGCAGGTGCAGCGCGCCGCCGTCGCCCGGATGCTCGCGCAGGGGGCCGACCTGCTGGTCTTCGACGACGTGAGCAGCGCCCTGGACGCCCGCACCGAGGCCGCGCTGTGGGACAGCCTCTTTACCGAGCTGGACGCGACCTGCCTGGTCGTCTCGCACCGCCGCGCCGCCCTGACCCGCGCCGACCGGATTCTGGTCATGGCCGGTGGGCGCCTGGTCGACGAGGGGACCCTGAGCGACCTGCTGGCCCGCAGCCCCGAGATGCGCGCGCTGTGGGACGGCGAGGCGGAGGACGGGAACACGGCCGGCGCGGCGCCGCGCGAGGTCGGCTCCGGCAAATGA
- a CDS encoding ABC transporter ATP-binding protein — protein MAPSSPSSSSAAPPRSGPPTGSLNVLRQYLGPLKWAVAGLAALLLGATGLNLVLPQIMKRFIDSARLGAGADMGLLLRLAGLYIALAVGVQLLNAGATYVGARVGWTATNRLRGDLMAHLLSLDMREHKERTPGEMIERIDGDVTALSNFFSQFAVRVFGAALLLTGAVVMFYVTDVRVGLAITVFVGVTLFLMNRVRKRGVEPTRLERESSARLFGYVEERLAGLEDVRALGAGEHHLRGFLRVQRDFFSRSVLSWARRNVVWQLSMVLFAVGYVGILSAAVGLYAAGAITLGTAFLLYQYMSMVEEPIDQLTQQLQDLQKAGASLGRIGELLALRTGIPEGERTLPPGPLEVRFEGVEFSYAPEDPQSRGVLRDVNFTLEAGQTLGLLGRTGSGKTTLTRLVSRLYDPTGGHVRLGGLDTRDVRLHDLRSRVAVVTQDVQLFQASVRDNLSFFDAAVPDHRVEEALREVGLGSWLDTLAQGVRTPLPTGSLSAGQAQLLAFARVMLRDPAVVILDEPSSRLDPATEAQLTRAMTRLLSGRTAIVIAHRLDTVARADRILVLGGGEVIENGERADLERDPRSHYAALLRAGQGAERGLHGAETGAAAVLA, from the coding sequence ATGGCGCCTTCTTCTCCTTCCTCCTCTTCGGCCGCGCCGCCACGTTCCGGCCCCCCGACCGGGTCGCTGAATGTGTTGCGGCAGTATCTCGGGCCGCTCAAGTGGGCGGTCGCCGGGCTGGCCGCGCTGCTGCTGGGGGCCACGGGCCTGAACCTCGTGCTGCCGCAGATCATGAAGCGCTTCATCGACAGCGCGCGGCTCGGGGCGGGGGCCGACATGGGCCTGCTGCTGCGGCTCGCGGGGCTGTACATCGCGCTGGCGGTGGGGGTACAGCTCCTGAACGCCGGGGCGACCTACGTGGGGGCGCGGGTGGGCTGGACGGCCACCAACCGCCTGCGCGGCGACCTCATGGCCCATCTGCTCTCGCTGGACATGCGCGAGCACAAGGAACGTACCCCCGGCGAGATGATCGAGCGCATCGACGGCGACGTGACGGCCCTGAGCAACTTCTTCTCGCAATTCGCGGTGCGGGTCTTCGGGGCGGCGCTGTTGCTCACGGGCGCGGTCGTCATGTTCTATGTCACCGACGTGCGGGTCGGCCTGGCGATCACCGTCTTCGTGGGCGTGACCCTGTTCCTCATGAACCGCGTCCGCAAGCGGGGGGTCGAGCCGACCCGCCTGGAACGCGAGTCGAGTGCCCGCCTGTTCGGCTACGTCGAGGAACGCCTCGCGGGCCTGGAGGACGTGCGCGCCCTGGGGGCCGGCGAGCACCACCTGCGCGGCTTCCTGCGCGTGCAGCGCGACTTCTTTTCTCGCAGCGTGCTGTCGTGGGCGCGGCGCAACGTGGTCTGGCAGCTCAGCATGGTGCTGTTCGCGGTGGGCTACGTGGGCATCCTGAGTGCGGCGGTCGGGCTGTACGCGGCGGGGGCCATCACGCTGGGCACGGCCTTCCTGCTCTACCAGTACATGAGCATGGTCGAGGAACCCATCGACCAGCTCACGCAGCAGCTTCAGGACCTCCAGAAGGCGGGGGCCAGCCTGGGCCGCATCGGCGAGCTGCTGGCGCTGCGTACCGGCATCCCGGAAGGCGAACGGACCCTGCCCCCCGGCCCGCTGGAGGTGCGCTTCGAGGGGGTGGAGTTCAGCTACGCGCCCGAGGACCCGCAGTCGCGCGGCGTACTGCGCGACGTGAACTTCACGTTGGAAGCCGGGCAGACCCTGGGCCTGCTGGGCCGCACCGGCAGCGGCAAGACCACCCTGACCCGGCTGGTCTCGCGTCTCTACGACCCCACGGGCGGCCATGTGCGCCTGGGTGGACTGGACACCCGCGACGTGCGGCTGCACGACCTGCGCTCGCGGGTGGCGGTCGTGACCCAGGACGTGCAGCTGTTCCAGGCGAGCGTGCGCGACAACCTCAGCTTTTTCGACGCGGCCGTGCCCGACCACCGGGTCGAGGAGGCGCTGCGCGAGGTGGGCCTGGGCAGCTGGCTGGACACCCTGGCGCAGGGCGTGCGGACCCCGCTGCCCACCGGCAGCCTCAGCGCGGGGCAGGCTCAGCTGCTGGCCTTCGCGCGGGTCATGCTGCGTGACCCGGCGGTGGTCATCCTCGACGAGCCGAGCAGCCGGCTGGACCCCGCCACCGAGGCGCAGCTCACGCGCGCCATGACCCGGCTGCTCTCGGGGCGTACGGCCATCGTCATCGCGCACCGGCTGGATACCGTGGCCCGCGCGGACCGGATTCTGGTGCTGGGCGGCGGCGAGGTCATCGAGAACGGCGAGCGCGCCGACCTGGAACGCGATCCGCGCAGCCACTACGCGGCGCTGCTGCGGGCCGGACAGGGAGCCGAACGCGGCCTGCACGGCGCGGAGACCGGCGCGGCGGCGGTGCTGGCATGA
- a CDS encoding DUF1802 family protein: MPLSALKEWDTQSRLLAGGHLSLLIRKGGIMETHDGFEVEHRRFLLYPTFLHQNPQELKGEYQPLLRDDPAPGQIHFPALAEVVAVHKVESLEGALALEPLQALTAGAIERRFHYRNRPWVHALLLRVRPLTAPLVLDETPGMLGCVSWVPLGEVEVEAGDPAVSETELAVRQAELERLLG; the protein is encoded by the coding sequence ATGCCCCTCTCCGCCCTCAAAGAATGGGATACCCAGTCCCGGCTCCTCGCAGGAGGCCACCTCTCTCTCCTGATCCGCAAGGGCGGCATCATGGAAACGCACGACGGCTTCGAGGTCGAGCACCGCCGCTTCCTGCTCTACCCGACCTTCCTGCACCAGAACCCGCAGGAACTGAAGGGCGAATACCAGCCCCTGCTGCGCGACGACCCTGCCCCCGGCCAGATCCACTTTCCGGCCCTGGCCGAGGTCGTCGCCGTGCATAAGGTCGAGTCGCTGGAGGGGGCGCTGGCGCTGGAGCCATTGCAGGCGCTGACCGCCGGGGCCATCGAGCGCCGCTTCCACTACCGCAACCGCCCCTGGGTGCACGCGCTGCTGCTGCGGGTGCGCCCGCTGACCGCGCCGCTGGTGCTGGACGAGACCCCCGGCATGCTCGGCTGCGTGAGCTGGGTGCCGCTGGGCGAGGTTGAAGTCGAAGCGGGCGACCCGGCCGTGTCCGAGACCGAGCTCGCCGTGCGGCAGGCCGAGCTGGAGCGTCTGCTGGGCTGA
- a CDS encoding O-antigen ligase family protein codes for MSRRSGRSPLLTSPSLLLFALFALPLVINPTVAPSFDVIYLQPKLWWVYGVVLPAALLMVWQAWGAGALRWTAPAWGLLALAVWLLCSAAIQPAVLTWLGASDRADGVLMHLLYVLVAFAGLGWMQATPAGGATLTLARAALVGGAALALPNVLQQLTLLGVIGEGAFQGVVATAFGGTLGHRGYMGGVLALLLPLLVGVQPHLRGQERAWGWVALLLVAWGLAGSWSRGPWLAGGVGLLWLLLWNRRWLTWPTGTALVLGILLCVGAAQLPRSVARSFGGTSGQNITDSSGRGVLWHSALIGIAQKPLTGWGPPALWRVMATRPADALLAESHLGDVRSARRLPQVSEGPPRFILGRPDGKRESFEIGVNKVHNEYMDYALTYGLPVALAFIGLLSWAIWLSRLIAPGLSAALVAYSIYLFTWPEVIRFAPIAWFFMGVALAAGASTRRAAAKVQPCPSPPSKNGIPSPGSSQEATSLS; via the coding sequence ATGAGCCGTAGATCTGGCAGATCGCCATTGCTCACGTCTCCTTCACTTCTCCTGTTCGCCCTGTTTGCGCTACCCCTGGTGATCAACCCGACGGTAGCGCCGTCGTTTGACGTGATTTACCTTCAACCGAAGTTGTGGTGGGTCTATGGGGTGGTCCTGCCCGCTGCGCTGCTGATGGTGTGGCAGGCGTGGGGGGCCGGGGCGCTGAGGTGGACGGCGCCCGCCTGGGGACTGCTGGCGCTGGCTGTGTGGCTGCTGTGCTCGGCAGCAATTCAACCGGCAGTCCTGACATGGTTGGGTGCGTCGGACCGGGCGGACGGAGTGCTCATGCACCTGTTGTACGTGCTGGTTGCCTTCGCAGGGCTGGGTTGGATGCAGGCCACGCCGGCTGGAGGCGCGACGCTCACGCTGGCCCGCGCCGCACTGGTGGGAGGAGCCGCACTCGCACTTCCTAACGTCTTGCAGCAACTCACCTTGCTGGGCGTCATTGGAGAAGGGGCCTTTCAGGGAGTAGTCGCCACAGCGTTTGGGGGCACGCTGGGCCATCGGGGGTACATGGGCGGGGTATTGGCGCTGCTGCTCCCGCTACTGGTTGGGGTACAGCCGCACCTGCGGGGCCAGGAGCGTGCCTGGGGCTGGGTGGCGCTGCTGCTCGTAGCGTGGGGTCTGGCGGGTTCTTGGTCGCGTGGGCCGTGGCTGGCAGGTGGCGTGGGTCTCTTGTGGCTGCTGCTATGGAATCGGCGCTGGTTGACGTGGCCGACAGGCACGGCTCTGGTTCTGGGGATACTGCTGTGCGTCGGCGCAGCACAGCTTCCGCGGTCGGTGGCGCGGAGCTTCGGTGGGACAAGCGGTCAGAACATTACGGACAGCAGTGGAAGGGGTGTCCTGTGGCATTCAGCATTGATCGGTATCGCTCAGAAGCCCCTAACAGGCTGGGGTCCGCCCGCTTTGTGGCGTGTCATGGCCACCCGGCCCGCCGATGCCCTGCTCGCTGAGAGTCATCTGGGGGACGTGCGAAGTGCGCGCCGGCTGCCTCAAGTGTCGGAAGGACCGCCCCGTTTTATTCTGGGGCGTCCGGATGGGAAGCGGGAAAGCTTCGAGATTGGTGTGAATAAAGTCCACAACGAGTATATGGACTACGCCCTGACCTATGGCTTGCCGGTGGCCCTGGCCTTTATCGGTTTGCTGAGCTGGGCCATCTGGTTAAGCCGCTTAATCGCACCGGGCCTCTCTGCCGCTCTGGTAGCCTACTCCATCTACCTCTTCACCTGGCCCGAGGTCATTCGTTTTGCGCCTATTGCGTGGTTCTTCATGGGGGTCGCGCTGGCAGCGGGGGCATCCACCCGCAGGGCAGCCGCTAAAGTTCAGCCATGCCCCTCTCCGCCCTCAAAGAATGGGATACCCAGTCCCGGCTCCTCGCAGGAGGCCACCTCTCTCTCCTGA
- a CDS encoding type IV pilin protein, giving the protein MKFNLAGFTLIELLVVIAIIGVLALIMIPGLLASQRRSYDTGARMCAKSLQTAEAISQVDHKTYLATASDAALLDSLMANLDSACRNRNIFYRDRSTASTLNFTYVFDIWDRRGATMITATPSNVENNAPGATAFSVTGAGGINFP; this is encoded by the coding sequence ATGAAATTCAATCTTGCTGGCTTTACACTGATCGAGCTTCTTGTCGTCATCGCCATTATCGGCGTACTCGCACTAATAATGATCCCCGGTCTTCTGGCGTCCCAAAGGCGTTCCTACGACACGGGGGCACGGATGTGTGCAAAGAGCCTTCAGACGGCGGAAGCGATTTCGCAGGTAGACCACAAGACCTACCTGGCCACCGCCAGTGACGCCGCCTTGTTGGATAGTCTGATGGCCAATCTCGACAGCGCCTGTAGGAATCGGAACATCTTTTATCGTGACCGCTCGACCGCGAGTACGCTGAATTTCACCTATGTCTTCGACATCTGGGACCGGCGAGGGGCGACCATGATTACGGCCACACCATCGAATGTAGAAAACAACGCCCCGGGAGCCACAGCCTTCTCGGTAACGGGTGCTGGGGGGATTAACTTCCCATGA
- a CDS encoding type IV pilin protein, whose amino-acid sequence MKNNTQGFTLIELLIVIAIIGILAAVLIPNLLGAQKRAYDTGAQACAKSIQTAEATYQIDKQAYFPLTKASGTTATSATAITGTDTNGVAVSTTYDAMGLSASCMNTNMVITPTMTAATAAGVAGNYSIDVKDTRGNKTFTATPNALSGS is encoded by the coding sequence ATGAAGAACAACACCCAAGGCTTCACCCTGATCGAGCTGCTGATCGTCATCGCCATCATCGGGATCCTGGCGGCCGTGCTGATCCCCAACCTGCTGGGTGCCCAGAAGCGTGCCTATGATACGGGCGCGCAAGCCTGCGCCAAGAGCATCCAGACCGCTGAAGCGACCTACCAAATTGACAAGCAGGCTTACTTCCCCCTGACCAAGGCCTCTGGTACGACCGCGACTTCTGCGACTGCTATTACCGGCACTGATACTAATGGCGTCGCTGTCAGCACCACCTACGATGCGATGGGTCTCTCCGCGAGCTGCATGAATACCAACATGGTGATTACCCCCACCATGACCGCTGCGACCGCTGCGGGTGTGGCTGGCAACTACAGCATTGACGTGAAGGACACGCGTGGCAACAAGACCTTCACCGCTACCCCTAACGCACTGTCGGGCAGCTAA
- the dnaB gene encoding replicative DNA helicase: MELTPRVPPHSTEAEVSVLGSVLLDNDTLTSLGDTVGPEMFYREGHRKIFAAMRTLQERGEPVDLVTLSEDLRVKGLLDEVGGLTYLIGLSEQVPTAAYAEHYARIVQEKHTLRQLIGASGRAMQLAYDAALPLEDLLDKAEKMIFEVAEQKKKGEAFQEMSEVVHNTFEYITLLHANKGIPDGVSSGFRDLDEQISGLQKGSLNVLAARPSMGKTAFALSIAQNVALRGEKTVAVFSLEMPSVQLALRMLCSEARVDMNRIRSGQLGERDFERLAHAAGRLAEAPMVIDDEPDLTLNSLRSKLRRIAAQHGQLGLVVIDYLQLMSGGKSSGGSDNRQQEISTISRGLKGLARELEVPVIVLSQLSRAVEQRPNHRPMLSDLRESGAIEQDADIVMFIYRDEYYNKETDQQGIAEIIIGKQRNGPVGTVKLQFHSAHVRFNDLAPEGV, encoded by the coding sequence TTGGAACTCACCCCCCGCGTCCCCCCGCACAGCACCGAGGCCGAGGTCAGCGTGCTGGGCAGCGTGCTGCTCGACAACGACACCCTGACCAGCCTGGGCGACACCGTCGGCCCCGAGATGTTCTACCGCGAAGGCCACCGCAAGATCTTCGCCGCCATGCGCACCCTGCAGGAACGCGGCGAACCGGTGGACCTCGTGACCCTCAGCGAGGACCTGCGGGTCAAGGGCCTGCTCGACGAGGTGGGCGGGCTGACCTACCTGATCGGGCTGTCCGAGCAGGTGCCCACCGCCGCCTACGCCGAGCACTACGCGCGCATCGTGCAGGAAAAGCACACGCTCCGGCAGCTCATCGGGGCGTCGGGCCGGGCCATGCAGCTCGCCTACGACGCGGCGCTGCCGCTCGAGGACCTGCTCGACAAGGCCGAGAAGATGATCTTCGAGGTCGCCGAGCAGAAGAAGAAGGGCGAAGCCTTCCAGGAAATGAGCGAGGTCGTCCACAACACCTTCGAGTACATCACCCTGCTGCACGCCAACAAGGGCATCCCCGACGGCGTGAGCAGCGGCTTCCGCGACCTCGACGAGCAGATTTCGGGCCTCCAGAAGGGCAGCCTGAACGTGCTGGCGGCCCGTCCCTCGATGGGCAAGACGGCCTTCGCGCTCTCCATCGCCCAGAACGTCGCCCTGCGCGGCGAGAAGACGGTCGCGGTGTTCAGCCTGGAAATGCCGAGCGTGCAGCTCGCCCTGCGCATGCTGTGCAGCGAGGCGCGGGTGGACATGAACCGCATCCGCAGCGGGCAGCTCGGCGAGCGCGACTTCGAGCGGCTGGCCCACGCGGCCGGGCGGCTGGCCGAGGCCCCGATGGTCATCGACGACGAACCGGACCTGACCCTGAACAGCCTGCGCAGCAAGCTGCGGCGCATCGCCGCGCAGCACGGACAGCTCGGGCTGGTGGTCATCGACTACCTCCAGCTCATGTCTGGGGGCAAGAGTTCGGGCGGCTCGGACAACCGCCAGCAGGAGATCAGCACCATCTCGCGCGGCCTCAAGGGCCTGGCGCGTGAGCTGGAGGTGCCGGTCATCGTGCTGTCGCAGCTCTCGCGCGCGGTCGAGCAGCGGCCCAACCACCGGCCGATGCTCTCGGACCTGCGCGAGTCGGGGGCCATCGAGCAGGACGCCGACATCGTGATGTTCATCTACCGCGACGAGTACTACAACAAGGAAACCGACCAGCAGGGCATCGCGGAGATCATCATCGGCAAGCAGCGCAACGGCCCGGTCGGCACGGTCAAGCTGCAGTTTCACAGCGCGCATGTGCGGTTCAACGATCTTGCGCCGGAGGGCGTGTAA